Sequence from the Microbacterium sp. 1.5R genome:
GATCGCCTCGTTGAAGGAGTCCGAGGGGTACGCGTTCGCACCCAGCTATGCGGGACACTCCGCGGCCCGCATCGAGGAGCTGTTCACCGACCTGCTCGAACAGGAGCGCAGGGCAGGCTCGGATGCCGCGCCGGAGCTGCTCGTGTCGGCGGTCGGCGACGATGAGCAGTTCTCAGTGGCAGCGGCGCTTCTCGCCGAGCACTGGGGGCTCGAGTCCCGAGTCGTGATCGGTGCGCGCCTTGCGGCCGCAGAAGAGGTGCCCGGCATTCCCGCCTGCACGGAGACCTGCACGGGCGCGAACATGAGCGCCTGGGTCGAGGTGAGAGGCTCGGGCGGCGAGTGGATGCCGGTCGACACCACACCGCAGTACGCGATGCTTCCGAGTTCCATCACCGAGGGCGAGCAGCTGCCCGAGCATCCCACGGTGCCCGAGCAGCCCCGGTCGGAGGCGTTGGATCCGCCTCAGGCGCAGAGCGATTCCAACAATGACGCGCCTCCGCTCGAGTCGCCGCAGTCAGAGGTGCTCGCCGTCCTGCTGCCGATCCTCCGCGCTGTGGGGCTCGGCATGCTCGCGCTGGCATTGCTCGCGCTGCCCTTCCTCGTGCTGCTGCTGGCCAAACGGCAGCGAGCCAGGGCCCGCCGAACCGCCGAAGATCCCGAGGTGCGTCTCGCCGGGGCGTGGGAGGAGCTGGTCGACGTGTACGCCGACCACGATGTGCCGATGGATGCCGAAGGCACCCGCATCCAGCGCGCACTCTCGACCGACCGAGAGGCAGCGGACCGCCTGGCAGAGATCGTCGATCGCGCCGTGTTCGCCGAGCATCCTCCGACGGACGAGGATGCGCGCGCCGCCTGGGAGATCGTCGACGCCGAGCGGACGGAGCTCGCAGCGGCAGGCAGATGGTGGCATCGCATCGTCATGCGCGTGCGACCGACGTCGTTCGTCGGTCGCATACGGGGCGCGAACGGTCGTGGATTCACGGCCGCCGTGCCTGTGCTCGCTACGCTCGGATTGACCTGGTCGCCCGGCGACCGGAAGAAGGGGAACTCATGATCGCGCCCGTGGATACCGGCTACGTCACGATGCTCGCCATCGTCGGCGGCGTCGGCGTGCTCATCGGCCTCGCCGTCTACGTCTGGTACGCGCTGGCGCTGTCGCGCCTCTTCCCGCGCATCGACGGAGAGGGGTGGAAGGGCTGGGTCCCCATCCTCAACGAGGCGGAGATCCTGGCGCGCGGCGGAGTGCCGGCGTGGTCGGTGGTGTTCTACTTCATCCCGATCGTGCAGCTGTACGGCATCTACCTCAAGGTCGTCGCGACCCACCGCATCAATCGGAGGTTCGGTCGCGGTGCGGGAATGACGGGGCTCGCGATCCTTCTACCTCCGGTCTGGGCGACGGTTCTCGCCTGGGGCGCCCCGCCGTATCCCGAGGGCGAACGGCTGGCCGCTCTGCAGCCCGGCCCGCGCCGAAGCTCGCAGCCCACGGCCACCCCGGCGAGGGACGCATCGGGATACACGATCCCGTCCCTGGCTCCGCATACGCAGAGCCAGCCTGACGCCCCCGCGCCCGTGTTCCCCGACTACGCCGCACCGAGCCGTCCGGCCGTGCAGCCCGACCGGAATGCGACCGCAGCCGCGGCGAGCGGTGGTCCCGCGGGTTCAGGGTGGGGCGCGCCTCCCGTCCCGGGCGCCCCGCCGGTTCCCGTCGCCGGACAGCCCCCGGTGCAGGGTGCGCCGGCGGCATCATTCGCTCCGCCGCAGCCGCCCGCCTCGTCCTTCGCGCAGCAGCCTCCTGCTCCTCAGCCTCCTGCTCCTCAGCCTCCTGCTCCTCAGCCTCCTGCTCCTCAGCCTCCTGCTCCTCAGCCTCCTGCTCCTCAGCCTCCTGCTCCTCAGCCTGCGGCTCCTCAGGCGCCGGCTTTGCAGCCTCCTGCGCCGCCCGCGCCGGTGCGCGCACCTGAGCCCCCTGCGGTGGAGCAGCCACCCGCCGTGAACCCGCCGGCTCCGACCGAGGCGCACCCGACCACCGGCATCATGGCCGCAATGGGTGGCGCGCCTGTGGCTCCGGCGGCGCCGCAGCCACCCGCGCCGCCGGTACCGGTATCCGACGACGTCGTGCCTCAGCAACCGGCACAGACACCGGCGGCGGCCCCGGCATCCGCTCCCGTGCCCGAGTTCGAGCGGCCGGCGGAGAACCCGCCTGCCGCGGCTCCCGCCGAAGAGGCGCAGCGTATGGTGCGGCCCGCTCCGCCCTCGTTCCGAGATGGTGGCCTCTCGGATGCACAGCCGCAGGCGCCGGTGATCCGTCCTGTCCCGTCGTCCCCCGCGGCTGCGGGGACCACCGCGGATGTGCATACGGCCGCGGTGGTGCCCCCGGCCGATGCAGCGCCCGCACCCGCGGTCGAGGAACCCGTCCCGGCGCCCCTCGCGATGCCGTTCGGAGGCCTCGCGGCCGACGTCGACAAGACGGTCGTCACACCGCGTCCGACGCACGATGTCGACGAGGACCTCGACGCCACCGTCGTCGTCGCCCGCAAGCGCGGAGTCCGCCGATCGCTCGTGCTCGATGACGGACGGAAGTTCTCGCTGTCCGGCGCCAGCGTCGTGATCGGCCGCAATCCGATCGGCGAGCCGGGCGAGCAGCGACTCGCCATCTCCGATACGACCCGCACGCTGTCGAAGACGCACGCTCGTCTCGTCGTGCACGACGACGAGTGGCGTCTCACCGATCTGCACGCCACGAACGGCGTCGTCGTGGTCGAGGAGAACGGCACCGAGACCCTGCTCGATCCCGGAGAGAGCGTCACCGGCAACGGCCGCTTCATCCTCGGTGAAGTGGGGATGCATGTGATCGCGGAGCGCGATTCATGACGCTCTCCTCGGTCGTCCTCAGCGTCGCGTCACTCACCGACACCGGTCTCACGCGCTCGGCGAATGAGGACTCGGTGCTGGTGGCGTCTCCGGTCTTCCTCGTCGCGGACGGCATGGGCGGGCATGAGGCGGGGGATCGTGCGAGCGCTGCGGTGGTGGAGGCGTTCGAGCCGCTTCGCGGGGCGACGGTCGACGTCGCCGACATCGGACAGGCATTGAGTCGCGCTTCGGCTGTGGTCGATGACATCTCCGCCGAGCACAAGCGCGGCGCAGGAAGCACCGTGACCGGTGTCGCTCTCGTCGATCACGACGGCGTGCCGCACTGGCTCGTCTTCAACGTCGGCGATTCCCGTGTCTACCGGCACCACGGCAACGAGCTGACACAGCTGACGATCGATCATTCGCTGGGGCAGGAACTGGTGGATGCCGGTGAGCTCCGCGCCGAGGATCTCTCGACGTTCTCGCAGCGCAACGTCATCACGAGGGCGATCGGTGCTCCCGACAGCACCGCGGACAGCTGGCTGCTGCCCGTGGTCGACGGCGAGCGACTGCTGATCTGCTCCGACGGCCTGAGCGGCGAGGTGAGCGACGAGGCGATCCGAGCGACCCTGACGATGAACGGGCGGCCGGAGACCGCGGCAGCGGCTCTCGTGAGCCGGGCGCTCAAAGCGGGTGGTCGCGACAACGTGTCGGTCGTCGTGATCGACGTGATCTCGGGAGGCGCGAACGGGCACTCGGACGACCTCACTGCGGGCCGCGATGCCGCATCCGCCTCGCTGACCGATTCGATGCTCGAGGGCACGACGATCCCGGTTCGAGCCAGATGACGGACGACGAGACCGAGGTCGAAGAGACCGTCATGCTGACCAGACGCGATCGGCGCCGGGGGAGACCGGTCGCCGAGTCCGGCGAAGTCGCCGAGCCCGCCGAGCCCGTCGAGCCTGCCGAGTCCGCTGAGCCCGCCGAGCCCGCCGAGCCTGCCGAAGTCGCCGAACCCGCTGAGCCAGCGGATGACGTGGACGAGGCGACGGTCGTCGTCGACCGGAGACCCGCGGAGGCTGAGGAGCCAGGTGCCGATCGGGAGGACGACCCTGTCGACGAGTCGACGGTGCTCGTCTCCCGGACGCCGCGTCGTGTGCGACGCAAGAGATCGGAACAGCCCGCTGACAGCGACGACTCTGCCGACCGCGCAGAGGCTGACGTGCCCGCCTCGTTCGAGGCGCCGACGGATGCGCCGGCACCGGAGATCTACCGGCCCCGTCCGGCCCCGCTCGGCCCTTCTGCCCCGCCCGTCGTGATCGGCGCCGCGGCGCCCACGCGCACGGTGGACCCGGATCTCCCGTCGGTCGCGAAGCAGGGACTGCGCTGGAGCCGGGCGGCCCTCATCACGTTCGCAGCAGCCTGCGTCGTCTCCGTCGCGGGTCTGGTGGGTCTGGGCTTCTTCGTCTTCGGGTGACGCCCTCACCCTGACGGAGCCGTGCTCAGCGTCCGCGCACTCCCACCGGCCGTCGGGCCGCCTGGGTGCCCTGAAGCGGCCGCGCCGTGTCGCTGCGGACCATCGCGCCGCGCGTCTCAGTGAAACGTGCTCGGGTCACCCGATGCCGGACCGGGGATGTTGAGCAGTCCGCCTTCGCGTTCGACCTCGACCGGATCCACGACCGGCTGCTCTCTGCGGCGACGCAGCACGATGAGGATGCCGAGCACACCGAGCAGAGTCGCTCCGCCGATCGCGGTGAACAGCGCGGCCTCCCGTGTGAGCAGGAACGGCGACGCTCCATGGTCGGGGTCGGCGGTGGCTGCGGGCGGTCGCACGGCGCTCTCCGAGGTGTCGAAGTATGGGCTCACGGGCCCGCGCGTCGTCTCATCCGGGAGCAGCTCGATGGCGGCGAGCGGCTGGATGAAGCCCCAGCCGTCGATGTCGTCCCGATTGTCGGCGTCGGTTCGCAGCGCGGTGGCGGTGAGCCGATACGCCCAGCCGGCGGGCGGATCCTCGGGGTGCGCTTGCGCCACCAGTGCGGCAGCCGCGCTCGCGTATCCGGTCGCGAAGCTCGAGGCAGGGGCATCGGCGGCGAAGACGCAGTCGCCCCCGCCCACCGCTGCGCTCAGCACCGTGCTTCCGGGGGCTGTCACGCCGACCTGGGGTCCGTGGATCGAGTCATCGGTCGCGCGTCCGGTGGCGTCGGCCGCGCTGACCCCGAGAACCTGCTCATAGGCCGCGGGGTAGCGAGCGCCGTCTTCCGCGTCCGGATCTGACGCCCTGTTCCCGGCGCTCGCCACGACCAGGGCGCCGACGGCGGACGCGTGTTCGACCGCTGCCCGGAGATCGGGGGAGTCGGCTGTCTGCGAGATCGAGACGTTGATGATGTCCGCGCCGTTGTCGGCCGCCCAGTGGATGCCGTCCGCGATGCGCTGCGAGGTGGGCCCGTACCCCTTGTCCTTGTCCTGCTGCTGCTCGCTGCGGAACACTCGCACGGAGAGCAGCCGGGCGTCGGGCGCGAGCCCGACGACGCCGGAGTCCGCGACCGGCTGTGCGGCGATCTGCCCGGCGATCGCCGTG
This genomic interval carries:
- a CDS encoding PP2C family protein-serine/threonine phosphatase, which encodes MTLSSVVLSVASLTDTGLTRSANEDSVLVASPVFLVADGMGGHEAGDRASAAVVEAFEPLRGATVDVADIGQALSRASAVVDDISAEHKRGAGSTVTGVALVDHDGVPHWLVFNVGDSRVYRHHGNELTQLTIDHSLGQELVDAGELRAEDLSTFSQRNVITRAIGAPDSTADSWLLPVVDGERLLICSDGLSGEVSDEAIRATLTMNGRPETAAAALVSRALKAGGRDNVSVVVIDVISGGANGHSDDLTAGRDAASASLTDSMLEGTTIPVRAR
- a CDS encoding DUF5684 domain-containing protein translates to MIAPVDTGYVTMLAIVGGVGVLIGLAVYVWYALALSRLFPRIDGEGWKGWVPILNEAEILARGGVPAWSVVFYFIPIVQLYGIYLKVVATHRINRRFGRGAGMTGLAILLPPVWATVLAWGAPPYPEGERLAALQPGPRRSSQPTATPARDASGYTIPSLAPHTQSQPDAPAPVFPDYAAPSRPAVQPDRNATAAAASGGPAGSGWGAPPVPGAPPVPVAGQPPVQGAPAASFAPPQPPASSFAQQPPAPQPPAPQPPAPQPPAPQPPAPQPPAPQPPAPQPAAPQAPALQPPAPPAPVRAPEPPAVEQPPAVNPPAPTEAHPTTGIMAAMGGAPVAPAAPQPPAPPVPVSDDVVPQQPAQTPAAAPASAPVPEFERPAENPPAAAPAEEAQRMVRPAPPSFRDGGLSDAQPQAPVIRPVPSSPAAAGTTADVHTAAVVPPADAAPAPAVEEPVPAPLAMPFGGLAADVDKTVVTPRPTHDVDEDLDATVVVARKRGVRRSLVLDDGRKFSLSGASVVIGRNPIGEPGEQRLAISDTTRTLSKTHARLVVHDDEWRLTDLHATNGVVVVEENGTETLLDPGESVTGNGRFILGEVGMHVIAERDS
- a CDS encoding S8 family serine peptidase; translation: MRGRTAALTAVILGATLLGAPASALASPAVPTSIASMATSGDACTPGNVVFTPEVPPALAMLGADEAHRVATGRGVVVAVVDSGIDAGNPHLAGAVIGGVDLVGDGERADGLTDTTGHGTAIAGQIAAQPVADSGVVGLAPDARLLSVRVFRSEQQQDKDKGYGPTSQRIADGIHWAADNGADIINVSISQTADSPDLRAAVEHASAVGALVVASAGNRASDPDAEDGARYPAAYEQVLGVSAADATGRATDDSIHGPQVGVTAPGSTVLSAAVGGGDCVFAADAPASSFATGYASAAAALVAQAHPEDPPAGWAYRLTATALRTDADNRDDIDGWGFIQPLAAIELLPDETTRGPVSPYFDTSESAVRPPAATADPDHGASPFLLTREAALFTAIGGATLLGVLGILIVLRRRREQPVVDPVEVEREGGLLNIPGPASGDPSTFH